The Arvicanthis niloticus isolate mArvNil1 chromosome 2, mArvNil1.pat.X, whole genome shotgun sequence genome includes a window with the following:
- the LOC117702729 gene encoding cystatin-S-like produces the protein MAYLLHSQLFLLATLVLVLNLSYYPVVGNILVGGIEESSMEEYGAREALDFAVSQYNEQNSDMYLSQVVEVKSVKTQVVGGQKYYFEVILGKTTCLKTEADSTHCPLNEQPDQQESEFCSFEVLDVPWENYMALVSSSCHSI, from the exons ATGGCCTACCTTCTCCATTCTCAACTCTTTCTTCTAGCAACCCTAGTATTAGTTCTGAACCTGAGCTATTACCCTGTGGTAGGTAACATTCTGGTAGGTGGCATAGAGGAATCGAGTATGGAGGAGTATGGGGCCCGTGAAGCACTGGACTTTGCTGTCAGCCAGTACAATGAACAAAACAGTGACATGTACCTGAGTCAAGTGGTGGAAGTGAAGAGTGTCAAAACACAG GTAGTTGGTGGACAGAAATATTATTTTGAAGTGATCCTAGGCAAAACAACATGTTTGAAGACTGAAGCTGACTCGACCCACTGTCCCTTAAATGAACAGCCTGATCAGCAAGAG AGTGAATTCTGCTCTTTTGAAGTCCTTGATGTTCCCTGGGAGAATTATATGGCCCTGGTGAGCTCCAGCTGTCACAGTATATGA